Genomic segment of Pseudobdellovibrionaceae bacterium:
TTTCCATTAAGCTCAGTCTGTGTGAGATCAGAGTGTCCAAAGAGTTGCAACTGTGCCGACACGGCAAAGGTGCGTTTTTTTTCAACTTCCTTGGGAGCGAGTTTTAATAAAGGGCCACCCGCATTTTCAATTACAGAGACTTTATTTCCCGTAGGACTTGTGATGACCGATTTGATGATCTGTGAGGGTGTGGACTGCAAAAGAGGCAATATTAAGTTATCAGCATTGAGTCTAGAGTCTTGGGAAGCGATCTTCCAGTTTAAGGAGATCTCAATATCCCAAAGGTTTTTGGCTTCTTGGGGAATGAGGCTCATATTTAAATACTGACTTTTGTAAAACAGTGTAAACAAAGGAATTAGCAAGCATAAAAACGCTAGAGTGTATTTGATACGATTCATGTTGATCACTCACCTAACAGACGCGATTGCGAGACGTCTACGATGTAATGCCCTAGCAACAAGTTTCTACCAATAAGGAAGTTGTGTCTAAGGGTTCTTCTGTTGTTGAGGTTCACATTAGCAGAAATCTTTTCTCCACCAAAGTCAAAATCGAGGCGAATCACGTATCTTCTTTCAGAACTTCCAGAAGTGCTTTTAACAATGGTGCGTTTGACGATCTCTTTTAAAAAAGTATGCCTGACACCTGTATCGTCTTCCGTAGAAAACTCCACATACTTTTTACCTTCGATCTCCTTTTCAACAATATTCTCAGCATGAATAGAACAAGTTTGTGCCCCTGTATCTACGCGTGCCATAAATCTGGCTTCAGGGTTGATGACGGAAATCCATTCCACACGACCAATCACAGTCTTTTTAAAGACTTTATCCTTAAGCTCTTTTTGCTGACGAGTAAGTATGTTGCTAGAGTAGGTGGAGACCTCTCGAAGCTCGGGTAAGATTTCATTCCTAATGGTTTTAACTAGTTCTTTATGAAGATCATCGCGAAACTTTTGATTGTCTTCAGCAATTTGCTCTTTAACCTGGTCTGCATCTAACATGACAGGATCAGGATTGGGATTTCTTAGAGTTTGGCAGGCTGTATTGAAAAACAGTAGACTGCTCAGTACTAGAAGGGATAAAAATTTATGTTCAAACAAAAGCCACTCCGCAAGTCGTATTTTGATCATCCTTCAAACGTACCTAGTGTATAAATTTAGGCACAAAGTTTGTGTCGTAAAACGGGCTAAAATTATGCTGATTTAAGCTTAATTTCAAGTTGCAATTCCTATCGGTAAAATTCTTACTGGATTTGGCAGCCAAATGTGTAGTTTTTTAAAAATAATTGCAGTTCAAGACATGGTGCTAGGTCTCTTTGGGCGCTACCTTGCTTATAAATGTTTCATTTTGAGACGCTTAACTGTCAGTTTCCCTAAAAAGTTATATGAGGACACGGGTATGCGGTCAAAGTCCTTTGGGAATTACACTATGACAGAATCGCTTGGGAAGTACATTGAGGCTTTAGCTTTGCGGTCCACGAACTTATAGCCTGCTGTCAATGAACTGGTCATTAAACCTTGATCAAATAGACCTAAATGGTCACCCACATGGCGTGTATTTTGCTTTCTATACCCTATTAGGGGGGAAGATATGAGGTTTGGGGGACCTATCATTATAGCTATAAGCTTTATGATGCTTGGCCATGGGGCTGGAGCAAGGACCTCGTCTGTGTCTATCAAAACCCGATCTTCTGTTGTGGATGTATATTTATCTGATATTCCTGTCCCTCATAGTGCCTTTGAATGGAATCGTACGTCTCGAAGACTTATCCGATCCACAGAAGCTCCTCGAAAAGATATTAAGTTCTCTATTCCCAGTTCATATATTGTCAGAGACAGTGCAGGCAAGATTGATGTGCAGAAGTCATTTGCTAAGTGGCAGGCCTCTCCTGGGGTGGCCGCTCTAAATTCTCCGATCACTTCAGGTGGTGTCACTTATTATCCTTATGTGGCGAACAACAGAACTTATTATTACCCAGTACAAGAATTGGTGAACAATCCCCAGCCTACAACTGTTTTTTACACTCAAAACCAAGGACGTCTTGAAATTTTAAAAGCGGAATCTGTGAATGAGATGGCGACGTTTGGCCGTCGTTGGGAGCAACAACAAAGAGCTAAGCGAGAAGCCGCGGCACTGACTGCTGCTTCAGGCGTGGACGAAGCTGGCTCTGCCAGTAAGCCAGAAACAGAAACTCCAAGTCGTGGGGGACGAACTGTATTTTTTGATGCTGCTGCCCCTGATGTGCGTGCGGGGTATGGGCCATCTCGAAAGCTTTCTGCTGAAGAGTTAAAAATTCGTAATGCAGAATTGGATAAGAATAGAATCAGCAGTGATTACACAGAAAAGATTGCTCCCGAGCCTGCCTTTAAGGTTCCTAACATGAGTCTTGCGACCACAGGAAAAATAGGACAAGATTTAAATCAAATCGCTAATATGAGTTCTTTACGATGCAATCGTACGAACAATGTCGCTCAATGTATGGTGTGCAACTGTTTGGGTGAAGCCAGAGGCGAAAAGGATGAAGGACAAGTGGGAGTAGGTCGAGTGACTCTTACTAGATATGCTAGAGAAGGTTATCCTAATACCATCTGTGGAGTGGTGTGGCAGTATCGAGCTTTCTCTTGGACTCTTACGCATCGTGACCGAACATTCAGAGATCCTGCAGCGATTCGTAAGTGTGCACTAAATATGAAAAAATCATTCACATTAGGCATTTGGCAGTGGGATCATTTTTATGCTTCTAAGGGCCCCAATAAGATGAGGCGTCCTCCAACATGGGCCCCTGAGATGGAAGCAAGTCATGGTTTTGCACAAATAGAAAACCATAGATTTTTAAACTCAGGCAAAAGCATTCAAAATAATTATGTGATGGCAAGAATTCAAGAAGGTGAACAGGCCTCTTCGATTGAATAAAAAGGATGATTATGAACTCAAGATCACTATTCCAAATTTTAGTTTTTTCTACTTTTCTGTTTACCAGTGCCAAGGCCTTTTCCCAAAGCCGTCTTGTGGAGCCAAAGTTTGAAAATCAAAAGTTAGTTGTAGGCGAAGACATCAAAAAAGCTATGAGAGAGGAAAATTCCAAGTTTAAAATATTAAAACCCAAGAACTTTTCTAAAAGCAGTCTTAAGTTATCAGATAATCAACCCATGGCTGTGATTGCCGATTATAACTCTGATGGAATAAAGGATATCGCTCTTTATGGTGTGGATCGCTCTAAAAGAAAAGCGATGGTGTATTTACTGGTCTCATCTAAATCAGAGGGGAAGTATAAGGCCTTTGAAGTGATGAGTGAGGATTTAAATAAAAATGTAGTTTCAGAAAACAACACGTATCTGTCAGGAAATCAGATTTTAAAATATAAACGTGATGTTTTAATGGTTGAGTTTTTTGATGATAGTTTTGCGGGCCATAGCGTATACTACTTCTCAAACTCTCAAAATCAGGTCATTGCTTATGACAAATATGATAAGTTTCTAGAGTAATAGACATAGAATGGTCTTAAAGATTAAGATGTATTAGGTAAAATGACATCCGATTGTACTATTATGTGCATCGTTGCATAGATAGCATTTTTTGTCAGTGTTTAGGTATCAATGCAGGTTCTATTGGGCAGAGATATGCCATTGCTACTGCGCTCCATCTTGTCTCAAGATGAGTATATGCCATATAATGATCAGAGCTGTTTTTCATCGAAAAAATCTTTAAGAGTATGTTGGCGTAGCCGATAAGACTATATTAACAACGAGATTATTTTTACAATAATAAGGACAGCTTAAGACACACCCCTTAGGAGGATGATTTGAAAAACATAGGCTGGTTTACACTGCTTTGTATGGTTTCTTTTGTGACAACGGGAATGAGCGACAGTGCCTTTGCTAAAATGACTGTAAATGCCAAAGAGTCTAAGCAGGTGAATGGTAAACGCAAGATTGCTACGACTCAAAAACTTGTGGTCACGGAAGTGGTGGAACGACTGGGAGTCAAAAACAGTTCAGATTATGCTCTTGCTCCTGGGGCTCACGAAGATTGTTTAGAAGGCAAGCTAAGAGTCCGTGGCTTAGAAGATGGCTCTATCAGCATTATGGTCGGCGAACGGGTTTTGGTTTTTGATGTTGTTGAAGGCGAAGCGGAATTTGACAATTCTGAACGTGATTGTCAGATCATTATTAAGACCCATTTTAAAGGCTCGCAAATCAGTTTCCAAGAAAATTATAAATGTAAAAAACAAAAGCCTTTTAGTACTAAAAAGCTTCTTAGCTTTTCAAAAGCAAAAGATAAATCCATATTAGAATATACCATATCTGTTATTGAGGGACGTAAATCGCAACAAAAAATAAAATGTAGATTGGAGTCCCAATGATTAGAGTTATAATGAGTTTGATTCTGATTATTCCTATATTCAGTGCAAATGCTGAAGTCAGTAGTGGGAGCGGTGCAGATCAAGGAACAACAGCAAGGGTAGCTCAAAAGACTGACGGTCAAAATTATAGTGTGAGACACTATGATGCGATTTTGAATCCAGACCCTAAAAAAAGACAAGCAAGTGCGGATTGTGATTTATTTATTGATAATAATGGAAGCTTTGGAACCTATGGTGAAGAACTTATACGTACTACTCGTAACGAGGACTTTAAAGCTTGTTTTTACGAAAAGATTGATTTTTCTTATTTATGCCCTAGTTACTCTAGGTTTAGAGAGGAAAAAAAGAGCCAGTTTCTAGCCTTTCTGTTTGCCTCTATGGCTACCTATGAAAGTGCCTGTCGGAAGGGTAGCAGCGCGCCAGGTGTTAATGGTAAGGCTGATGGTCTGTTTATGCTTGAGTATAGTCAGTCTCAAAGAAGAGCCGCAGGGAGAGATCCAAAGTATTGTGCTACCAATGAGAGCGTGGACACCCAAGGGATTACTTTTCAAATGCAGTGTGCGGTTTCTATCTTTTCCAAATCTCATTGTGGGACAGGGACTAAACCAGGGAAAAACTCTTCAGATTACTGGCAAAAGTTAAGACCTGGCTCTAAAGGTGCAGACCGTGCTATTACGGCCATGGCTAAAAAATTTCCTGATTGTGGGAATTGATCCTTAAAAGACCTGTGAACTCAAATAGTCCTTAGGGCAAAGACTTAGAGACCACCATGTGGATATCTCGGCCTGAAGGATTTTGAAAGGGTCGAAGTCCAAACTCACCAATCACCGCATAGAGATGATCAAAAATATCGGCTTGGATGCTTTCATAAGCACTCCAGGCCGTATCAGTAGTAAAGACATAGATTTCAAGAGGGAGTCCCTCTGGTCCTGGAGCAAGCTGTCTGACAAGGAAAGTGAGATTCTTGTGAATGAGAGGATGGTTTTTAAGATAGGCGATGATGTAGGCTCGAAAAGTACCTAGGTTAGTAAGTTTACGAAGGTTTACGTTATTAAGACCTTCACTAAGATCAGTCTGTCCTAAATTTTTATTAAACTGCTCTAGCTCCAGAGCCTTTTCGTTCATATACTGTTTGAGAACTTGAATTTGACCCAATCTTTGAAGGTCATCAGAACTTAAAAACTTTACAGTGTTAAGGTCTACACTCAGACTGCGTTTAATTCTGCGTCCACCAGACTCTTGCATTCCTCGCCAATTTTTAAAAGAGTTTTCCAGAAATTTATGGGCAGGAATGATGGTGAAGGTTTTGTCCCAGTTTTGAATGGTCACAGAATTCAGAGCGATCTCGATCACATCTCCATCGGCTCCAAACTGTGGCATTTCAATCCAGTCTCCGACACGAAGATGTCCATTAGTGGTCAGTTGCACTCCTGCCACAAAAGAGAGGATGGTGTCTTTAAAGACCAGCATTAAAATGGCAGTCATGGCTCCTAAACCACTGATAAAAATAATAGGTGATCTATCTAGCAGTATGGAAAGCACAAGAATAAAGCTTGCAAAGAAGGCTAGAATTTGAATGCCTTGTAAGTACCCCTTGATGGGACGAGTGCGTGAAAGTGGAGACTTATTATAAATGGTATTGATGATACGCAAGCAGCTCGAAATGATAAAAAAACCAAAAATTACATATAAGGCTAACACAGATCGATCAATAAGAAGCACGATGGAGTCTGGAAGGTCAGGAATCCACTTGGCTCCAAGATTTAAGATGGTCAGGTAGGGTAATGACAATATCCAAAAGACAAGCTTATCGTCACGCAGAAAGATATGGACTAAGGTTTCATCGCGATGACTGACTTTTTGCAGTATTTTTCTTAAAACGATTTTAATCACACGATCGAAGATAAAGATGGCCAAAAGAAGACAGACTAGACCTATCAAGATTTGGGACGAGTTTGAACTCAACCATTGGGGCCATAGTGAGTGTGAGGGGGTTTCCATATCTAAACTCCTAGGTTCATTTTAAAATTGAAGTTCTAAAAGATAGAACATAGC
This window contains:
- a CDS encoding mechanosensitive ion channel family protein, with protein sequence METPSHSLWPQWLSSNSSQILIGLVCLLLAIFIFDRVIKIVLRKILQKVSHRDETLVHIFLRDDKLVFWILSLPYLTILNLGAKWIPDLPDSIVLLIDRSVLALYVIFGFFIISSCLRIINTIYNKSPLSRTRPIKGYLQGIQILAFFASFILVLSILLDRSPIIFISGLGAMTAILMLVFKDTILSFVAGVQLTTNGHLRVGDWIEMPQFGADGDVIEIALNSVTIQNWDKTFTIIPAHKFLENSFKNWRGMQESGGRRIKRSLSVDLNTVKFLSSDDLQRLGQIQVLKQYMNEKALELEQFNKNLGQTDLSEGLNNVNLRKLTNLGTFRAYIIAYLKNHPLIHKNLTFLVRQLAPGPEGLPLEIYVFTTDTAWSAYESIQADIFDHLYAVIGEFGLRPFQNPSGRDIHMVVSKSLP
- a CDS encoding cell wall hydrolase; this translates as MRFGGPIIIAISFMMLGHGAGARTSSVSIKTRSSVVDVYLSDIPVPHSAFEWNRTSRRLIRSTEAPRKDIKFSIPSSYIVRDSAGKIDVQKSFAKWQASPGVAALNSPITSGGVTYYPYVANNRTYYYPVQELVNNPQPTTVFYTQNQGRLEILKAESVNEMATFGRRWEQQQRAKREAAALTAASGVDEAGSASKPETETPSRGGRTVFFDAAAPDVRAGYGPSRKLSAEELKIRNAELDKNRISSDYTEKIAPEPAFKVPNMSLATTGKIGQDLNQIANMSSLRCNRTNNVAQCMVCNCLGEARGEKDEGQVGVGRVTLTRYAREGYPNTICGVVWQYRAFSWTLTHRDRTFRDPAAIRKCALNMKKSFTLGIWQWDHFYASKGPNKMRRPPTWAPEMEASHGFAQIENHRFLNSGKSIQNNYVMARIQEGEQASSIE
- a CDS encoding RimK/LysX family protein, which encodes MIKIRLAEWLLFEHKFLSLLVLSSLLFFNTACQTLRNPNPDPVMLDADQVKEQIAEDNQKFRDDLHKELVKTIRNEILPELREVSTYSSNILTRQQKELKDKVFKKTVIGRVEWISVINPEARFMARVDTGAQTCSIHAENIVEKEIEGKKYVEFSTEDDTGVRHTFLKEIVKRTIVKSTSGSSERRYVIRLDFDFGGEKISANVNLNNRRTLRHNFLIGRNLLLGHYIVDVSQSRLLGE